The Tistrella mobilis genome window below encodes:
- a CDS encoding pyridoxal phosphate-dependent aminotransferase → MSGHESGANTGVAGRLGLSARVAAMPTNQIADIADLAREDPSVIRLWIGEGDLPTPDFIRVAAEQAMQAGQTRYTYAHGLPALRRALADYHARHWGVAVDPGRFSVTAGGVQAMMQAFQAILEPGDEVIAPVPTWPNLDAIVRINHGKMVPVPFRVNDGCFSLDLDDLVAAIGPRTRAIAINSPSNPTGWVMPREQMAELVRIARARGLWIFSDEVYGLFVDGDRPAPSFLEVTEPDDRLLVTNTFSKNWCMTGWRAGWVIFPDGMSRVFENLSQYNTTGVATFIQQAAISALNEGDPGVRALVARTMAARDVLLDALAGIPEITVVKPEGGFYLFFGVRGMNDAFSTAVRILREAGVGLAPGSAFGPGGSGYLRLCFAIDPALAAEAARRLDAFFAGTRET, encoded by the coding sequence ATGAGCGGGCATGAGAGCGGGGCGAATACGGGCGTGGCCGGCAGGCTGGGGTTGTCGGCGCGGGTGGCCGCCATGCCGACCAACCAGATCGCCGATATCGCCGACCTGGCCCGCGAGGATCCGTCGGTGATCCGGCTGTGGATCGGCGAAGGCGACCTGCCGACCCCGGATTTCATCCGTGTGGCCGCCGAACAGGCCATGCAGGCCGGGCAGACCCGCTACACCTACGCCCATGGCCTGCCGGCGCTGCGCCGGGCGCTCGCCGACTATCACGCCCGTCATTGGGGCGTGGCCGTCGATCCCGGGCGGTTCAGCGTTACGGCCGGCGGCGTTCAGGCGATGATGCAAGCCTTCCAGGCGATCCTGGAGCCGGGGGACGAGGTGATCGCCCCGGTGCCGACCTGGCCCAACCTGGACGCGATCGTGCGCATCAATCACGGCAAGATGGTGCCGGTGCCCTTCCGGGTGAACGATGGCTGCTTCTCGCTCGACCTCGACGATCTGGTGGCGGCGATCGGCCCGCGGACCCGGGCGATCGCGATCAACTCCCCCTCCAACCCGACCGGCTGGGTGATGCCCAGGGAGCAGATGGCCGAGCTGGTGCGCATCGCCCGCGCCCGCGGACTCTGGATCTTCTCGGACGAGGTCTACGGCCTGTTCGTCGACGGCGACCGGCCGGCACCTTCCTTCCTCGAGGTGACGGAGCCCGATGACCGTCTGCTGGTCACCAACACCTTCTCCAAGAACTGGTGCATGACCGGCTGGCGTGCCGGCTGGGTGATTTTCCCCGACGGCATGTCGCGGGTGTTCGAGAACCTGTCCCAGTACAACACCACCGGCGTCGCCACCTTCATTCAGCAGGCCGCCATCTCGGCCCTGAACGAGGGCGATCCCGGCGTCAGGGCGCTGGTCGCCCGCACCATGGCCGCCCGCGACGTGCTGCTCGATGCGCTGGCCGGCATCCCCGAGATCACGGTGGTGAAGCCCGAGGGCGGCTTCTACCTGTTCTTCGGCGTGCGCGGCATGAACGACGCCTTCTCCACCGCCGTGCGCATCCTGCGCGAAGCGGGCGTCGGGCTCGCCCCCGGCTCCGCCTTCGGCCCCGGCGGCAGCGGCTATCTGCGCCTGTGCTTCGCCATCGATCCGGCGCTCGCCGCCGAGGCGGCCCGGCGGCTCGACGCCTTCTTTGCCGGCACCCGGGAGACTTAG
- the thiM gene encoding hydroxyethylthiazole kinase: MTQHRTVGAAELHDRMRQRAPLVHCITNYVAMNVAANVLLAAGASPAMVHAEEEAGEFAGLAGALTVNIGTLSPGWVGGMKAAIAGAMAAGRPWVLDPVAHFATGYRRRVAAELLALRPTVVRGNASEIIALDGGVSAGQGADAGDPVEQAEEAARRLSRAHGAVVAVTGPVDFVTDGTRAARVSGGSALMPKVTALGCSLTCLVGAFTAVASDAPFEATVAALATFAAAGEAAERGADGPGSFAMRFLDALHGLEAPALEAGERIRPA, translated from the coding sequence ATGACCCAGCACAGGACCGTCGGTGCCGCTGAACTCCATGACCGCATGCGGCAGCGCGCACCGCTGGTGCATTGCATCACCAATTACGTCGCGATGAACGTGGCGGCCAATGTGCTGCTCGCCGCCGGCGCCTCTCCGGCCATGGTCCATGCCGAGGAAGAGGCGGGTGAGTTCGCGGGCCTTGCCGGCGCACTGACCGTCAATATCGGTACCCTTTCCCCCGGCTGGGTCGGCGGCATGAAGGCGGCGATTGCGGGCGCCATGGCCGCCGGGCGACCCTGGGTGCTGGACCCCGTCGCCCATTTCGCGACCGGTTACCGGCGGCGTGTGGCCGCCGAGCTGCTGGCGTTGCGGCCGACGGTGGTGCGCGGCAATGCGTCCGAGATCATCGCGCTCGACGGCGGGGTCAGTGCCGGCCAGGGGGCGGATGCCGGCGACCCGGTGGAACAGGCGGAAGAGGCGGCCCGGCGGCTGTCGCGGGCCCATGGCGCGGTGGTGGCGGTGACCGGCCCGGTCGATTTCGTGACCGACGGCACGCGGGCGGCGCGGGTCTCGGGCGGCTCGGCGCTGATGCCGAAGGTGACGGCGCTCGGCTGCTCGCTCACCTGCCTGGTCGGCGCCTTCACGGCCGTGGCCTCCGACGCCCCGTTCGAGGCGACGGTTGCGGCGCTCGCCACCTTCGCGGCGGCGGGAGAGGCGGCGGAACGGGGGGCAGATGGCCCCGGCTCCTTCGCCATGCGCTTCCTGGATGCGCTCCATGGTCTCGAAGCCCCGGCGCTCGAGGCGGGGGAAAGGATCCGGCCGGCATGA
- a CDS encoding bifunctional transcriptional activator/DNA repair enzyme AdaA: MASDPIERSGPVDLAAPADVLALAGDQVGDDRLWRIVADRDRRFADAFRLGVITTGIYCRPGCPARLPNRENVRFYPDAHAAEAAGFRACKRCAPEAQALGPEQKLVLSAMGAIDRREEVPGATELASLLGVETRRLARAFGRVLGVAPAEMLRGLKRRRFRAALKAGESVTEAVYTAGFGGPARVYDGGAAGLGMAPGRFAAGGAGEVVSWRIFDCPHGRLLIAATERGIAMIAIDPDDAALLRGLAVDFPAALRVEAAADHPLIGRAAQVVLDGLTRDAARLDDHGLPLDLRAGAFTLRVWEALRRLPAGTVTTYGALARALGNPGAARAVGRACATNKISLLVPCHRVLPEQGGFAGYRWGERVKRALLEAEHAEIHPDRATADAAARAATEPREEVAEAPLRMRRRSS; this comes from the coding sequence ATGGCCTCTGATCCCATCGAACGCTCTGGACCCGTCGACCTTGCGGCGCCGGCCGACGTGCTGGCGCTTGCCGGCGATCAGGTCGGCGACGACCGGCTCTGGCGCATCGTCGCCGACCGGGACCGCCGCTTTGCCGATGCCTTCCGGCTGGGCGTGATCACCACCGGCATCTACTGCCGGCCGGGTTGCCCGGCCCGGCTGCCCAATCGCGAGAATGTCCGCTTCTATCCCGACGCCCATGCCGCCGAGGCGGCCGGTTTCCGCGCCTGCAAGCGCTGTGCGCCAGAGGCGCAGGCGCTGGGGCCTGAACAGAAGCTGGTCCTGTCGGCGATGGGTGCCATCGACCGGCGCGAAGAGGTGCCGGGGGCGACGGAACTCGCCAGCCTGCTGGGGGTAGAGACCCGGCGGCTGGCGCGTGCCTTCGGCCGGGTGCTGGGGGTGGCGCCGGCCGAGATGCTGCGCGGGCTGAAGCGCCGCCGGTTCCGCGCGGCCCTGAAGGCGGGGGAAAGCGTCACCGAGGCGGTCTATACCGCCGGCTTCGGCGGCCCCGCCCGGGTCTATGACGGCGGGGCGGCGGGGCTGGGCATGGCGCCCGGGCGCTTTGCGGCCGGCGGCGCCGGCGAGGTGGTGTCGTGGCGGATCTTCGACTGCCCGCATGGCCGGCTGCTGATTGCTGCGACCGAACGCGGGATCGCGATGATCGCGATCGATCCCGACGATGCGGCCCTGCTCAGGGGGCTTGCGGTCGATTTTCCCGCGGCCCTCCGGGTGGAGGCCGCAGCCGACCATCCGCTGATCGGCCGCGCCGCCCAAGTGGTGCTGGACGGGCTGACCCGCGATGCCGCCCGGCTGGATGATCACGGCCTGCCGCTGGATCTGCGGGCGGGCGCCTTTACCCTCAGGGTCTGGGAGGCGTTGCGCCGGCTGCCGGCCGGCACCGTCACCACCTATGGGGCGCTCGCCCGGGCGCTGGGCAATCCCGGGGCGGCACGGGCGGTGGGGCGGGCCTGCGCCACCAATAAGATCTCTCTGCTGGTCCCCTGCCATCGGGTGCTGCCCGAACAGGGCGGCTTCGCCGGCTATCGCTGGGGAGAGCGGGTGAAGCGGGCCCTGCTCGAGGCCGAGCATGCCGAGATCCACCCGGACCGTGCCACCGCGGATGCGGCGGCACGGGCGGCGACAGAGCCGCGGGAGGAGGTGGCGGAAGCCCCGCTCAGGATGCGCCGCAGGTCGAGCTGA
- a CDS encoding TAXI family TRAP transporter solute-binding subunit, whose translation MALRRWAAATVVAGLLSASGQAAAQEEAMRFFRIGTGSTGGTYFPIGGIIANAVSNPPGSRPCEDGGACGIPNLVAVAVTTRGSVDNLNLLNDGQVDSGLSQADIAVLAEAGRGAEIGAPSMPDLRAIASLYPESLHVVARVGAGITDLKDLVGKRVSLDRTGSGTLVDARLVLAAAGIPLDRIKVENLDPEVAVDHLRDGSLDAMFFMSGYPAVSIGAAIRDGVANLVPLAPELRGALVEKHPFFVEDVIPRDAYDLAAPVGTVSVRALWVVREGLDAELVYGLTRALWSTPTRGLLDAGHAKGRLIRPETATLGVGIPLHPGAERFYAEWRAARDKAAAEGKPADADAAPDAPSGSPPEAAPLDDLGSEPAATPEAPATPDAPMPEPKPGTPAS comes from the coding sequence GTGGCGCTGCGACGATGGGCCGCTGCAACCGTCGTCGCGGGCCTGCTCTCGGCATCGGGTCAGGCCGCCGCCCAGGAAGAGGCGATGCGCTTCTTCCGCATCGGCACGGGATCGACCGGCGGGACCTATTTCCCGATCGGCGGCATCATCGCCAATGCGGTCAGCAACCCGCCCGGCTCCCGCCCCTGCGAGGATGGCGGCGCCTGCGGCATTCCGAACCTGGTCGCCGTGGCGGTCACCACCCGCGGGTCGGTCGACAATCTCAACCTGCTGAACGACGGCCAGGTCGACAGCGGCCTCTCCCAGGCCGATATCGCGGTTCTGGCCGAGGCGGGTCGCGGCGCCGAAATCGGCGCACCCTCGATGCCGGATCTGCGCGCCATCGCAAGCCTCTACCCTGAAAGCCTGCATGTGGTGGCAAGGGTTGGGGCCGGCATCACCGATCTCAAGGATCTGGTGGGCAAGCGGGTATCGCTCGACCGCACCGGCTCGGGCACCCTGGTCGATGCCCGGCTGGTGCTGGCCGCGGCGGGGATTCCGCTCGACAGGATCAAGGTCGAAAACCTCGATCCCGAGGTGGCCGTCGACCATCTGCGCGACGGCTCGCTCGACGCCATGTTCTTCATGAGCGGCTATCCCGCGGTCTCGATCGGGGCCGCGATCCGCGACGGGGTCGCGAACCTGGTGCCGCTGGCACCCGAACTGCGCGGCGCCCTGGTCGAAAAACACCCCTTCTTCGTGGAAGACGTCATCCCCCGCGATGCCTATGACCTGGCAGCCCCTGTGGGCACGGTCAGCGTGCGTGCACTCTGGGTGGTGCGCGAGGGGCTGGATGCCGAACTGGTCTATGGCCTGACAAGGGCGCTCTGGAGCACGCCCACCCGCGGCCTGCTGGATGCCGGCCATGCCAAGGGACGGCTGATCCGGCCCGAGACCGCCACGCTCGGCGTCGGCATCCCGCTTCATCCGGGGGCGGAGCGCTTCTATGCCGAATGGCGGGCGGCCCGCGACAAGGCGGCCGCCGAGGGCAAGCCGGCCGATGCCGATGCGGCCCCGGATGCCCCATCCGGCAGCCCGCCCGAAGCGGCACCGCTGGATGATCTGGGCAGCGAGCCCGCGGCCACGCCCGAGGCACCGGCGACACCGGATGCACCGATGCCGGAACCCAAGCCCGGCACCCCCGCCAGCTGA
- the thiE gene encoding thiamine phosphate synthase — MKRFDLSLYLVLDPDLCRARSMVETTRAAVAGGATIVQLRDKAAGTAGLVETGRALMSVLEGTGVPLIVNDDVEAAVAIGAHGLHVGQGDMPAAEARRRVGPRMILGLSVETEAAVRAVDPAVVNYVGAGPVFATQTKPDHEPPTGFDGLARLVALSPVPAVAIGGLKAEHVAPVLASGAEGLAVVSAICGQPDPEAAARLIADAIRDCRRG; from the coding sequence ATGAAGCGTTTCGATCTCTCGCTCTATCTTGTTCTCGACCCCGATCTCTGCCGGGCGCGATCGATGGTGGAGACCACCCGCGCCGCCGTTGCCGGCGGGGCCACGATCGTTCAGCTGCGCGACAAGGCAGCCGGCACGGCCGGGCTGGTCGAGACCGGCCGGGCGCTCATGTCGGTGCTGGAAGGAACCGGCGTGCCGCTGATCGTGAACGACGATGTCGAGGCCGCGGTGGCGATCGGTGCCCATGGGCTGCATGTCGGCCAGGGCGACATGCCCGCGGCAGAGGCCCGCCGCCGGGTCGGGCCCCGGATGATCCTGGGCCTGTCGGTCGAGACCGAGGCGGCGGTACGGGCGGTCGATCCGGCGGTGGTCAACTATGTGGGGGCGGGGCCCGTCTTTGCGACCCAGACCAAGCCGGATCACGAGCCGCCGACCGGTTTCGACGGCCTTGCCCGGCTGGTGGCGCTGTCGCCCGTGCCGGCGGTGGCCATCGGCGGGCTGAAGGCGGAGCATGTGGCGCCGGTGCTGGCGTCGGGCGCCGAGGGGCTGGCGGTGGTCTCGGCCATCTGCGGCCAGCCCGATCCCGAGGCCGCGGCCCGGCTGATCGCCGACGCCATCCGGGACTGTCGCCGGGGCTAA
- a CDS encoding demethoxyubiquinone hydroxylase family protein, giving the protein MTDEPRPTDSRPTAARILPGDPDPRTLVERMIRVDQAGEYGAARIYAGQLAVMGKGPHGATIRHMADQERVHLETFNRMMVDRRARPTLLSPVWHAAGFALGAVTAAMGPRAAMACTVAVEEEIDRHYRAQSAALGPDEAPLRDTIERFRAEELEHRDTGLAHGAEQATGYKAMKALIGAGSRLAIWLSTRV; this is encoded by the coding sequence ATGACCGACGAGCCCCGCCCGACAGACAGTCGCCCCACCGCCGCGCGTATCCTGCCCGGCGATCCCGATCCCCGCACCCTGGTCGAACGGATGATCCGGGTCGATCAGGCGGGGGAATATGGTGCCGCCCGGATCTATGCCGGCCAGCTGGCGGTGATGGGCAAGGGTCCGCATGGCGCCACCATCCGCCATATGGCAGATCAGGAACGGGTGCATCTGGAGACCTTCAACCGGATGATGGTCGACCGCCGGGCGCGCCCGACCCTGCTGTCACCGGTCTGGCATGCCGCGGGTTTCGCGCTGGGGGCGGTGACCGCGGCCATGGGGCCGCGGGCGGCCATGGCCTGCACGGTTGCGGTCGAGGAAGAGATCGACCGCCACTACCGCGCCCAGTCTGCCGCACTTGGCCCCGACGAAGCGCCGCTCCGCGACACGATCGAGCGTTTTCGCGCGGAAGAGCTGGAGCATCGCGATACCGGCCTCGCCCATGGCGCCGAACAGGCGACCGGCTACAAGGCGATGAAGGCGCTGATCGGCGCAGGCTCCCGGCTTGCGATCTGGCTGTCGACGCGGGTCTGA
- a CDS encoding leucyl aminopeptidase family protein, which yields MAEIPSLSRDRDAAALPLTLVTERDFAAWRDAAEPRIAAWLSAQGFKPRPGAHALLPDAEGGIAGAVMVTAAEPGPWAIGDLAQKLPEGRWRLDPEPTDPRLVTNLAMGWALGAYRFDRYLGRTEDRRAPATLVVPAAADQVRLAALVQAISHGRDLINTPAEDMGPHELALAARRIAENAGGRYDEIVGDNLVQRNFPAIHAVGRASTRPPRLIDFSWGDESHPRVTLVGKGVCFDSGGLDIKPASAMRLMKKDMGGAAHVLALARMIIDTNLPVRLRVLIPTVDNVIAGDAFRPGDVLKTRAGISVEVGDTDAEGRLILADALAEAARDMPELLIDVATLTGAARVAVGTEIAAFFAEDDALAAALESAARAEDDPVWRLPLHRAYRHMLDSKIADICNVSGGGFAGATTAALFLDAFAGEARKGWLHLDLMAWNTRNRPGRPEGGEIMGVRALYRMIADRWAPSA from the coding sequence ATGGCCGAGATCCCGAGCCTGTCGCGTGACCGCGACGCCGCCGCCCTGCCGCTGACCCTGGTGACCGAGCGCGATTTCGCCGCCTGGCGCGATGCTGCCGAGCCCCGGATCGCGGCCTGGCTTTCGGCGCAGGGCTTCAAGCCGCGGCCGGGTGCCCATGCGCTGCTGCCCGATGCCGAGGGCGGCATCGCCGGCGCCGTGATGGTGACCGCAGCGGAACCGGGCCCCTGGGCCATCGGCGATCTGGCGCAGAAGCTGCCCGAGGGCCGCTGGCGGCTGGATCCGGAACCGACCGATCCCCGGCTCGTCACGAACCTCGCCATGGGCTGGGCGCTGGGCGCCTATCGGTTCGACCGCTATCTGGGTCGCACCGAGGATCGCCGGGCCCCGGCCACCCTGGTGGTACCGGCCGCGGCCGATCAGGTGCGGCTGGCCGCCCTGGTCCAGGCGATTTCCCATGGCCGCGACCTGATCAACACCCCCGCCGAGGATATGGGCCCGCACGAGCTGGCGCTTGCAGCCCGGCGGATCGCCGAGAATGCCGGCGGCCGCTATGACGAGATCGTCGGCGACAATCTGGTCCAGCGGAATTTCCCGGCGATCCATGCCGTCGGCCGGGCCAGCACCCGGCCGCCGCGGCTGATCGATTTCAGCTGGGGCGACGAAAGCCATCCCAGGGTCACCCTGGTCGGCAAAGGGGTCTGCTTCGACAGTGGCGGGCTCGACATCAAGCCGGCCTCGGCCATGCGGCTGATGAAGAAGGATATGGGCGGCGCCGCCCATGTGCTGGCGCTGGCGCGGATGATCATCGACACCAACCTGCCGGTGCGGCTGAGAGTGCTGATCCCGACGGTGGACAACGTCATAGCCGGCGATGCCTTCCGCCCCGGCGACGTGCTCAAGACCCGCGCCGGCATCTCGGTCGAGGTCGGCGACACCGATGCCGAGGGACGGCTGATCCTGGCCGACGCCCTGGCCGAGGCGGCGCGTGACATGCCCGAACTGCTGATCGACGTCGCCACCCTGACCGGCGCCGCCCGGGTGGCGGTCGGCACCGAAATCGCCGCCTTCTTCGCCGAAGACGACGCACTGGCCGCGGCCCTGGAAAGTGCTGCCCGTGCCGAAGACGATCCGGTCTGGCGCCTGCCGCTGCATCGCGCCTATCGCCACATGCTCGACAGCAAGATCGCCGATATCTGCAATGTCAGCGGCGGCGGTTTCGCCGGGGCGACCACGGCCGCCCTGTTCCTCGACGCCTTTGCGGGCGAGGCGCGCAAGGGCTGGCTGCATCTGGACCTGATGGCCTGGAACACGCGCAATCGCCCGGGCCGGCCGGAAGGTGGCGAAATCATGGGCGTGCGGGCGCTCTACCGGATGATCGCCGACCGCTGGGCGCCTTCGGCCTGA
- a CDS encoding lipase family protein, with protein MSRTALTRRGLAAPLAALAALAAIAATPVTAAEMPRPNAAQGDGGVSAFYDWTGSIPDQAGLLLRTEPLPAKLGLPGAGQQMRILYTSTDGVSGDGPVVVSGALFVPKGRPPAGGWPLLAWAHGTVGVADACAPSWTGRSKRDVDYLGRWLREGFAIVATDYQGLGVAGPHPYLATRPEAYSTLDSVRAVQSGQKELGVALADRVVLIGQSQGGGAAFATAAFAPDYAPDIDIRGTVSTGIPYLTPQLMTAVAKANPDKVDPTIAYLLYIGLLAEQAPTKADVSQMFTPKAMPVLNQARTGCVMPIFKAVTDAGLTRGNAMTPKAIEVITGLAPSLAYPTVKLAHPLFVGTGAEDHDVPPAMQKAVVDAACAAGTVVQAHVYPGLDHSGAVNGSLKDSVPFVRQVMAGKPVSSTCGAS; from the coding sequence ATGTCACGTACAGCCCTTACCCGGCGCGGCCTCGCCGCACCGCTTGCGGCACTCGCCGCCCTGGCGGCCATCGCCGCCACGCCGGTCACCGCCGCCGAGATGCCCCGCCCGAATGCCGCCCAGGGCGACGGCGGGGTCTCGGCCTTCTACGACTGGACCGGCAGCATCCCGGATCAGGCCGGCCTGCTGCTCCGGACCGAGCCCCTGCCCGCAAAGCTGGGCCTGCCCGGGGCCGGGCAGCAGATGCGCATCCTCTACACCTCGACCGACGGCGTTTCGGGTGACGGACCCGTGGTGGTCTCAGGTGCGCTGTTCGTGCCCAAGGGCCGGCCGCCGGCCGGCGGCTGGCCGCTGCTCGCCTGGGCGCATGGCACGGTCGGCGTGGCCGATGCCTGCGCGCCCTCGTGGACCGGGCGGTCCAAGCGCGATGTCGACTATCTGGGCCGCTGGCTGCGCGAAGGCTTCGCGATCGTCGCCACCGATTATCAGGGCCTGGGCGTCGCCGGCCCGCACCCCTATCTCGCCACCCGGCCCGAAGCCTACAGCACGCTCGATTCGGTCCGCGCCGTGCAGTCGGGCCAGAAAGAGCTGGGGGTCGCCCTTGCCGACCGGGTGGTGCTGATCGGCCAGTCCCAGGGCGGCGGCGCCGCCTTTGCGACCGCCGCCTTCGCGCCGGACTATGCCCCCGATATCGACATCCGCGGCACGGTCTCGACCGGCATTCCCTATCTGACACCGCAGCTGATGACCGCGGTCGCCAAGGCCAATCCCGACAAGGTCGACCCGACCATCGCCTATCTGCTCTATATCGGCCTGCTGGCCGAACAGGCCCCGACCAAAGCCGATGTCAGCCAGATGTTCACGCCCAAGGCGATGCCGGTGCTGAACCAGGCCCGCACCGGCTGCGTGATGCCGATCTTCAAGGCGGTCACCGATGCCGGCCTCACCCGCGGCAACGCCATGACCCCCAAGGCCATCGAGGTGATCACCGGCCTTGCGCCGTCGCTCGCCTATCCGACCGTCAAGCTGGCCCATCCGCTGTTCGTCGGCACCGGTGCCGAAGATCATGACGTGCCGCCGGCGATGCAGAAGGCGGTGGTCGATGCCGCCTGCGCCGCGGGCACCGTGGTCCAGGCCCATGTCTATCCGGGGCTCGACCATTCGGGGGCCGTCAACGGCTCGCTCAAGGACAGCGTGCCCTTCGTGCGCCAGGTGATGGCGGGCAAGCCGGTCAGCTCGACCTGCGGCGCATCCTGA
- a CDS encoding ABC transporter ATP-binding protein, giving the protein MSGARQANPPVLSVRDLSVTFRHETGETRAVAGVSFTVGAGETLAIVGESGSGKSVTALGILGLLPRSADVAVGGSARLGEAELVGASERSLRQVRGNRIAMIFQEPMTALNPLHRVERQIAETLALHRGLEGAAAAARIDALLREVALVDAEGSTARIRRSFPHELSGGQRQRAMIAMALANEPEILIADEPTTALDVTVQEEILGLLARIRRERGMALILITHDLAIVRRTADRVVVMRRGEMMEAGTAEEIFRAPRNDYTRMLIASRPRGLPDPVPAGAAPLLSVRDLAVRYPVKGGLLRRVVSHVEAAAGVNFTLRPGETLGLVGESGSGKSSVAAALVRLTTAEGVVDFAGTDLARLDQKRLRPLRNRFQIVFQDPFGALSPRMTVGDIVAEGLDVHAPIADRAARRDRIGAALAEVGLDAAMQDRFPHEFSGGQRQRIAIARALILEPELIVLDEPTSALDVSIQAQIVELLRGLQRRRQLAYVLISHDLAVVRALAHKLIVLRQGRVMEQGEAASVMAAPETDYTRALIRAAFPDGLS; this is encoded by the coding sequence GTGAGCGGCGCCCGTCAGGCAAATCCTCCCGTCCTGTCCGTCCGCGATCTGTCGGTCACCTTCCGGCACGAGACCGGCGAGACCAGGGCGGTGGCGGGGGTGTCGTTCACGGTGGGGGCCGGCGAGACGCTGGCGATCGTGGGCGAAAGCGGCTCCGGCAAGTCGGTGACGGCGCTGGGCATTCTGGGGCTGCTGCCGCGCAGCGCCGATGTCGCCGTCGGCGGCAGCGCCCGTCTGGGCGAGGCGGAACTCGTCGGCGCATCCGAGCGGTCCCTGCGCCAGGTGCGCGGCAACCGCATCGCGATGATCTTTCAGGAACCGATGACCGCGCTCAATCCGCTGCACCGGGTGGAGCGGCAGATCGCCGAGACGCTTGCCCTGCATCGCGGCCTCGAGGGGGCTGCGGCCGCGGCGCGGATCGATGCGCTGCTGCGCGAGGTGGCGCTGGTCGACGCCGAAGGCTCCACCGCCCGCATCCGGCGGTCCTTCCCGCACGAGCTGTCGGGCGGCCAGCGCCAGCGGGCGATGATCGCCATGGCCTTGGCGAACGAGCCCGAGATCCTGATCGCGGACGAGCCGACCACGGCGCTGGACGTCACCGTCCAGGAAGAGATTCTGGGCCTGCTCGCCCGCATCCGGCGCGAGCGCGGCATGGCGCTGATCCTGATCACCCATGACCTCGCCATCGTCCGCCGCACCGCCGACCGGGTGGTGGTGATGCGCCGCGGCGAGATGATGGAGGCGGGCACCGCCGAGGAGATCTTTCGCGCGCCGCGCAACGACTATACCCGCATGCTGATCGCCTCGCGCCCGCGCGGTCTGCCCGATCCGGTCCCGGCCGGGGCGGCTCCGCTGCTGTCCGTGCGGGATCTGGCGGTGCGCTATCCGGTGAAGGGCGGGCTGCTGCGCCGGGTGGTGTCTCATGTCGAGGCGGCGGCGGGGGTGAATTTCACCCTTCGCCCCGGCGAGACCCTGGGGCTGGTGGGGGAGAGCGGCTCGGGCAAGAGTTCCGTCGCCGCCGCTCTCGTCCGGCTGACCACCGCCGAAGGGGTGGTCGATTTTGCCGGCACCGACCTCGCCAGGCTGGATCAGAAGCGCCTCCGGCCGTTGCGCAACCGCTTCCAGATCGTGTTCCAGGACCCGTTCGGCGCGCTGAGCCCTCGCATGACCGTGGGCGATATCGTGGCCGAAGGGCTGGATGTGCATGCACCCATCGCCGACCGGGCGGCGCGTCGGGACCGGATCGGTGCGGCACTGGCCGAAGTGGGACTGGATGCGGCGATGCAGGATCGCTTCCCGCATGAATTCTCGGGCGGGCAGCGCCAGCGCATCGCCATTGCCCGGGCGCTGATCCTGGAGCCCGAGCTGATCGTGCTCGACGAGCCGACCTCGGCGCTCGACGTCTCGATCCAGGCGCAGATCGTCGAGCTGCTGCGCGGGCTGCAACGGCGGCGGCAACTGGCCTATGTGCTGATTTCCCATGACCTGGCGGTGGTGCGGGCGCTGGCCCACAAGCTGATCGTGCTGCGCCAGGGCCGGGTGATGGAGCAGGGCGAGGCGGCCTCGGTGATGGCCGCGCCCGAGACCGACTATACCCGGGCGCTGATCCGTGCGGCTTTCCCCGACGGCCTGTCCTGA
- a CDS encoding disulfide bond formation protein B, producing the protein MSLLTKPVDLMAARLRARGIDPLLPFLGAASLALLAGALGFQVLGGLEPCVLCLQQRWPHLGVVVAAGALTALGPSRRVQGWGLLLITVLLLVTGGIGLYHVGVEQGWVEASAACTMSTAQGGGAQDLAALRAAIAGAPRAACTDIVWSLLGISMAGWNALLSVLLAGIAAGGARRIFRHG; encoded by the coding sequence ATGTCTCTGCTCACCAAGCCCGTCGACCTGATGGCGGCACGCCTGCGTGCCCGTGGGATCGATCCGCTGCTGCCCTTTCTGGGGGCCGCCAGCCTTGCCCTGCTGGCGGGCGCCCTCGGTTTTCAGGTCCTGGGCGGGCTGGAGCCCTGCGTGCTCTGCCTGCAGCAGCGCTGGCCGCATCTGGGCGTGGTGGTGGCGGCAGGTGCGCTGACGGCGCTCGGGCCCTCGCGGCGGGTGCAGGGCTGGGGGCTGCTGCTGATCACGGTGCTGCTGCTGGTGACCGGCGGCATCGGCCTCTACCATGTGGGCGTCGAGCAGGGCTGGGTGGAGGCAAGCGCCGCCTGCACGATGAGCACGGCCCAAGGCGGCGGTGCCCAGGATCTGGCCGCGCTGCGGGCCGCCATTGCCGGCGCACCGCGTGCCGCCTGCACCGATATCGTCTGGTCGCTGCTGGGGATCAGCATGGCGGGGTGGAATGCGCTGCTGTCGGTTCTGCTGGCGGGGATTGCCGCGGGCGGCGCGCGGCGTATCTTCAGGCATGGCTGA